From one Nonomuraea polychroma genomic stretch:
- a CDS encoding carbohydrate ABC transporter permease — protein sequence MSATLHASPRTGDRRSHRGRPGAQRRPRLALIVLLLGALYCLTPVAWVVIAASKSPRELFTTFSFAPGSGILDNLANLSAYGGGQFWQWGLNSLLYAGLGAVLSTLVSAMAGYALAKFRFRGREVLFSAILAGVLVPGIVLAVPQYLLLAAVGMAGTHWSVLLPVIINPFGIFLCRVFAAAAVPQSTLEAARLDGAGELHIFGRIVLPMMTQGLVTVFLLTFVGIWNNFLLPFIMLSDQDKYPITLGLYTFLGKGAGDADLYPLVIMGSAVSVIPLIILVLVLQRFWRADLLAGGLKG from the coding sequence ATGAGCGCCACCCTGCACGCCTCGCCCCGCACCGGCGACCGCCGATCCCACCGCGGCCGCCCTGGAGCGCAGCGGCGGCCGCGGCTGGCGCTGATCGTGCTGTTGCTCGGCGCGCTGTACTGCCTGACGCCCGTGGCCTGGGTGGTCATCGCCGCCTCCAAGAGCCCGCGCGAGCTGTTCACCACGTTCTCCTTCGCGCCCGGCAGCGGCATCCTCGACAATCTCGCCAACCTCAGCGCCTACGGCGGCGGCCAGTTCTGGCAGTGGGGGCTCAACTCGCTCCTGTACGCCGGCCTCGGCGCTGTCCTGTCGACGCTGGTCTCCGCCATGGCCGGGTACGCCCTGGCCAAGTTCCGCTTCCGCGGCCGCGAGGTCCTGTTCTCCGCGATCCTCGCCGGCGTGCTCGTGCCCGGCATCGTGCTGGCCGTCCCGCAGTACCTGTTGCTGGCCGCCGTCGGTATGGCCGGCACCCACTGGTCGGTGCTGTTGCCGGTCATCATCAACCCGTTCGGCATCTTCCTGTGCCGGGTGTTCGCCGCCGCCGCGGTCCCGCAGAGCACCCTGGAAGCGGCGCGCCTGGACGGCGCAGGAGAGCTGCACATCTTCGGCCGCATCGTGCTGCCCATGATGACGCAAGGGCTCGTCACGGTGTTCCTGCTGACGTTCGTCGGCATCTGGAACAACTTCCTGCTGCCCTTCATCATGCTGTCCGACCAGGACAAATATCCCATCACCCTGGGGCTGTACACGTTCCTGGGCAAGGGCGCGGGCGACGCCGACCTGTACCCGCTGGTCATCATGGGCTCGGCCGTCTCCGTCATCCCGCTGATCATTCTCGTTCTGGTCCTGCAGCGCTTCTGGCGTGCCGACCTGCTGGCGGGCGGGCTGAAAGGGTGA
- a CDS encoding ABC transporter substrate-binding protein, translating to MTPPTLRPSRRRPRRTMVSAAVLAVALAASLVACSSADTPSSDTATAGGPVTLEFWTWSLKGTDAKAKAIVDKYHQLHPNVTIKLSEVGGTAETASKLLAADQAGDTPDVVQLEYRGVPALVVAGAVKDITADVAGAKAGVDPNIWALTTFNNQVYGVPQDIGPMMLTYRKDLFDKYGVKVPATWAEYAKAAEQIHKKDPDAYIASFAAGQLEFFAAHAAQAGAKWWSNDGNAWKVGIDSEESLKTADFWQDLVERDLVKVEPLLTPEWNAQVNDGKILSWAAASWAPSVIHSVAPDTAGKWESAPLPQWTPGDPAVPFLGGSAYVVPAKSEHAKEAAAFAAWLGASDEGSKLLLGLDLFPGGNAGRQATLTHEPPQLMPQQKDFYQVADQVIKNTTIPVTWGPNVNMAQGALEDALNKAALGKTSFRDVYKATQQAVVADLQKSGYTVTK from the coding sequence ATGACCCCACCGACCCTCCGCCCATCCCGACGCCGCCCCCGGCGGACGATGGTGAGCGCCGCCGTGCTGGCGGTCGCCTTGGCGGCGTCGCTGGTCGCCTGTTCGTCCGCCGACACTCCGTCCTCGGACACCGCGACCGCGGGCGGGCCGGTCACGCTCGAGTTCTGGACCTGGAGCCTCAAGGGCACCGATGCCAAGGCCAAGGCGATCGTCGACAAGTACCACCAGCTGCACCCGAACGTCACCATCAAGCTGTCCGAGGTGGGCGGCACCGCCGAGACCGCCTCCAAGCTGCTGGCCGCCGACCAGGCCGGCGACACCCCCGACGTGGTGCAACTGGAGTACCGCGGCGTGCCCGCCCTGGTGGTGGCCGGGGCCGTCAAGGACATCACCGCCGACGTGGCCGGCGCCAAGGCCGGCGTCGACCCCAACATCTGGGCCCTGACCACCTTCAACAACCAGGTCTACGGCGTGCCCCAGGACATCGGGCCGATGATGCTCACCTACCGCAAGGACCTTTTCGACAAGTACGGCGTCAAGGTGCCTGCCACCTGGGCGGAGTACGCCAAGGCGGCCGAGCAGATCCACAAGAAGGATCCGGACGCCTACATCGCCAGCTTCGCCGCCGGCCAGCTCGAGTTCTTCGCCGCGCACGCCGCGCAGGCCGGCGCGAAGTGGTGGAGCAACGACGGCAACGCCTGGAAGGTCGGCATCGACAGCGAAGAGTCCCTGAAGACCGCCGACTTCTGGCAGGACCTCGTAGAGCGGGACCTGGTGAAGGTCGAGCCGCTGCTCACGCCCGAATGGAACGCGCAAGTCAACGACGGCAAGATCCTCAGCTGGGCCGCCGCGTCGTGGGCGCCCAGCGTGATCCACTCGGTGGCCCCCGACACCGCCGGCAAGTGGGAGTCGGCGCCGCTGCCGCAGTGGACGCCCGGCGACCCCGCCGTTCCGTTCCTGGGCGGGTCGGCCTACGTGGTGCCGGCCAAGTCCGAGCACGCCAAGGAGGCGGCGGCCTTCGCGGCCTGGCTGGGCGCCTCCGACGAGGGTTCCAAGCTGCTGCTCGGCCTCGATCTCTTCCCCGGCGGCAACGCCGGCCGTCAGGCGACTCTCACCCACGAGCCGCCGCAGCTGATGCCGCAGCAGAAGGACTTCTACCAGGTCGCCGACCAAGTGATCAAGAACACCACCATCCCGGTGACCTGGGGGCCCAACGTGAACATGGCGCAAGGCGCGCTCGAGGACGCGCTGAACAAGGCCGCGCTCGGGAAGACCTCCTTCCGCGACGTGTACAAGGCCACGCAGCAGGCCGTCGTCGCCGACCTGCAGAAGTCCGGCTACACCGTGACCAAGTAG
- a CDS encoding carbohydrate ABC transporter permease produces MPTTSAPASAWRTRIRAAATPWLFATPAIVLFTLFLIVPIGYAIYLSFRGFRIEGGAFGRRVQTFVGFDNYTAALADPEYLAGLGRVLLYGVIAVPSVLGLALLFALLLDTPRVRAQGFTRTAIFLPYAVPGVIASLLWGFLYLPSTSPLNYLAERLHAGPLDFFSPPVLYFSLANIALWSGVGFNMIIIYTSLRAIPASVYEAARIDGASELQIAWRVKIPLVAPALVLTGLFSVIGTLQLYSEPATLRPVTATISWTWVPLMKIYREAFANDNLSGAAAASVLLALGILVLSLLLLRFFQRRTFGDNA; encoded by the coding sequence ATGCCCACCACTTCTGCCCCGGCCTCCGCGTGGCGTACGCGCATCCGCGCCGCAGCCACCCCCTGGCTGTTCGCCACGCCCGCGATCGTCCTCTTCACCCTGTTCCTGATCGTTCCGATCGGCTACGCGATCTACCTGAGCTTCCGCGGCTTCCGCATTGAGGGCGGCGCGTTCGGGCGGCGCGTACAGACCTTCGTCGGCTTCGACAACTACACCGCCGCGCTGGCCGACCCCGAATACCTCGCCGGGCTCGGCCGGGTGCTGCTCTACGGCGTCATCGCCGTCCCGAGCGTGCTGGGCCTGGCCCTGCTGTTCGCGCTGCTGCTCGACACCCCGAGGGTGCGGGCGCAGGGGTTCACCCGCACCGCGATCTTCCTGCCGTACGCGGTGCCCGGCGTGATCGCCAGCCTCCTGTGGGGCTTCCTGTACCTGCCGAGCACCAGCCCGCTCAACTACCTCGCCGAGCGGCTGCACGCCGGGCCGCTGGACTTCTTCAGCCCTCCGGTCCTGTACTTCTCGCTGGCCAACATCGCGCTGTGGTCCGGTGTCGGCTTCAACATGATCATCATCTACACGTCGCTGCGTGCCATTCCCGCCTCCGTCTACGAGGCGGCCCGCATCGACGGGGCCAGCGAGCTGCAGATCGCATGGCGCGTCAAGATTCCGCTGGTCGCCCCCGCCCTCGTGCTCACCGGTCTGTTCTCCGTGATCGGCACCCTGCAGCTGTACAGCGAGCCGGCCACGCTGAGGCCCGTCACGGCCACCATCTCCTGGACCTGGGTGCCGCTGATGAAGATCTACCGGGAGGCGTTCGCGAACGACAACCTCAGCGGGGCGGCGGCCGCGTCGGTCCTGCTGGCGCTGGGCATCCTCGTCCTCTCGCTGCTGCTGCTGCGTTTCTTCCAGCGCCGGACCTTCGGAGACAACGCATGA
- a CDS encoding MerR family transcriptional regulator, whose product MGTAAEMLGVTPTFLRALGAAHLIEPKRSSGGHRRYSRYQLRLAARARELVDQGTPVEAACRIIILEDQLAEALRINAEYERERARGRTAGT is encoded by the coding sequence ATGGGCACGGCCGCGGAGATGCTCGGTGTCACCCCGACGTTCCTGCGGGCTCTGGGCGCCGCCCATCTGATCGAGCCGAAACGCTCCAGCGGCGGTCACCGCCGCTACTCCCGCTACCAACTGCGCCTGGCCGCGCGGGCCCGGGAACTCGTCGATCAGGGCACTCCCGTGGAAGCGGCGTGCCGGATCATCATCTTGGAGGACCAGCTCGCCGAGGCGCTGCGCATCAACGCCGAATACGAACGCGAGCGCGCACGCGGGCGCACGGCCGGAACCTAA
- a CDS encoding GNAT family N-acetyltransferase, with protein MSQLPTLSATELFSERLLLRQALHDTDREGLIELSTDPEVRAYIGGPRPRSEAEQHFDAVLAANATSRPGNYVIADNATNRVIGTLMLARRSTDSPGHVTEDGEELELGYVLRRSAWGAGFAFEAATVALRAAADELPDQPVLLVTQTANTRSLKLAARLGFRPISTFEEFGAEQTLCTAPLSMFKI; from the coding sequence ATGAGCCAATTGCCCACGCTATCTGCCACGGAACTCTTTTCCGAACGACTCCTGCTTCGCCAAGCATTGCACGATACCGACCGTGAAGGACTCATCGAGCTCTCGACCGATCCCGAGGTCCGGGCATACATCGGTGGTCCCCGGCCTCGGAGTGAGGCCGAGCAGCACTTCGATGCAGTCCTAGCCGCCAACGCGACATCCAGGCCTGGCAATTATGTCATCGCGGACAACGCGACGAACCGCGTCATCGGCACATTGATGCTCGCCCGCCGGTCGACCGATAGCCCCGGGCATGTCACCGAGGATGGCGAGGAACTGGAACTGGGCTATGTACTGCGGCGCAGTGCATGGGGCGCGGGGTTCGCCTTCGAGGCCGCAACGGTCGCGTTGCGTGCTGCGGCTGACGAACTCCCCGACCAGCCGGTCTTGCTCGTGACCCAGACCGCGAACACGCGATCTCTAAAACTTGCCGCCCGCCTTGGTTTTCGCCCCATCAGCACGTTCGAGGAGTTCGGCGCTGAGCAGACCCTCTGCACCGCTCCCCTGTCCATGTTCAAAATCTGA